GGCCTTTCCCTACGTGCATCACCAGCAGCGCCAGTTCCTGCTCAACAACATGCGCTTTGGCAATCAATCGTTCGCCATGAAGCCGGTGATCGGGCCCTATTTCCTGATCTACCTCGCCGCCATGGGCATTGCCGGCGGCGTGATGCTGATGTTGATCATCATGGGTGCCGTCATCGCCGCGATTGGCGGCGGCATTGTCTGGGCAACCGATTGGGAGCTCCCGAGCTGGCTGATCGGCGTGGTCGCGGTCGGCGGCATTTTCCTCGCGTATGCGCTGTTCGGCATGATCTACGCCATCGTGATGCAGACGATGCGGGTGGCGTTGCTCAACGTGACCTGGAGCAACACCCGTGTGGCCGATTGCCAGATCGAGAGCAAGATCGCGCTGCTGGGCTACATCAAGCTGCTGTGCACCCGCATTCCACTGCTGGTGATCACGCTGGGCCTGGCCACGCCGTGGGTGGTGGTCACCCTCACCCGCTATCGGCTGCAGCATACGGCGCTGCTGGCACCGAATGACCTGGGTGGTTTCGAAGCCGCAGTGGCGAGCTACGGCAACGTGGCCGGTAGCGAAGCGGGCGAGCTGTTCGACCTCGATCTCGCGCTGTGAGCCAGTACCCCGTAGCCAGCGCCACGCTGTACGACGGCGCCACCTCCGGCGCATGGCCAGTCACATTGCAACGCAATGGCGACACGCTGTGGCTATCCGGCCTTGCCGAGCCGCGCAGCTATGCGCTTTCGGAGGTCTGCCTGGAGGCACGCTTGGGGAGCCAGCCCCGGCGGCTGACGCTGCCCGATGGTAGCGTATGCGAAAGCCTCGACCACGCTGGCATTGCCGCCGTGTTCGGCCAAGACGATGGCGTGCTGCATCACCTGGAATCGCGCTGGCGCTGGGTCAGCTATGCCTTGCTGCTACTCGCCGGCTTTGCCGTGGCGTTCTACCTGTGGGGCCTGCCGTTGCTGTCCCGCGGCGCCACACTGATGACGCCACCGGTGGTCGAACGGGTGATCGGCGACAAAGCCTTCGAGCA
This region of Chitinolyticbacter meiyuanensis genomic DNA includes:
- a CDS encoding YjgN family protein; this translates as MDDHASALPAGAETALPHTDEVPATPPAPTEPPLLRWPLTFHGQGSEYFRIWIVNLALSIVTLGIYSAWAKVRRLKYFYGNTELAGARFDYTADPLRILKGRAIAFVFFAAYMALYALHPITAIIAGLLLWLALPWMIVRSLAFNLRYTRYRNVAFGFTGTAGGGYKHFLLLPLLLIPSLGMAFPYVHHQQRQFLLNNMRFGNQSFAMKPVIGPYFLIYLAAMGIAGGVMLMLIIMGAVIAAIGGGIVWATDWELPSWLIGVVAVGGIFLAYALFGMIYAIVMQTMRVALLNVTWSNTRVADCQIESKIALLGYIKLLCTRIPLLVITLGLATPWVVVTLTRYRLQHTALLAPNDLGGFEAAVASYGNVAGSEAGELFDLDLAL